A region from the Melanotaenia boesemani isolate fMelBoe1 chromosome 11, fMelBoe1.pri, whole genome shotgun sequence genome encodes:
- the unc45b gene encoding protein unc-45 homolog B yields MGDPIQLKDEGNNHFQAGDIDKAIECYTNAIKVCNDKKVLAVIHRNRAACYLKKESYANAVSDASKAIDVDAADIKALYRRCQALEKLGKLDMAFKDVQRCATLEPKNKTFLETLRRLGAEIQAKLKTTFSIDSRVQNMFDILLDEEMEKDKKEKAANNLIVLSREDAGSERIFQNNGVPLLLNMIETGKPEMILAAVRTLSGMCTGHKARAMAIVNMVGVDKICSIMAIDNEEIALATCNLFQCINDSLTGADTRDYGKEASLVLDASKDLKTILLALLEMIANAKVSGYGRDQALNLLTKNVPRKDKKEKDHSRTLFTIDHGLKKILKVCGQVSELPDQLPMTENTQLIASVLLNKLHDDLKCDPERTNFKDICDEYIKSKIDPNNMDKTLHAINTISGLLQGPFDVGNALVGQQGIMEMMVALCSSEREVDQMVAVEALIHASTKMSRASFIITNGVSLLKDIYKKTKNEKIKIRALVGLCKLGSAGGDDYSLRQFAEGSTEKLAKQCRKWLCNPQIDTKTKKWAIEGLAYLTNDADVKDDFVEDEPAMKAMFELAKSRDKTILYAVACTLINCTNCYDKKEIIPELVQLAKFSKQHVPEQHPKDKKDFIERRVKRLLKAGVTSALAVMVKADNSILTDQTKEMLARVFLALSEDPKDRGIIVAQGGGKALIPLALEGTDVGKVKASHALAKIAAVSNPEIAFPGERMYEVVRPLVSLLHTDKDGAQNYEALRSLTNFAAFSEKLRTKIVREKAVPEIENHMFEENDKIRLAATECMCNLVTCKEVQDRYLEDGNDKLKLLVLLCGEDDEGLQIAAAGALAMLTAAQKKLCTKITVVTVQWLEILQRLCLHTNPRIQHRGLVIVYNMLNSDNNELAKKLIESEILEILTVIGKAEDNPKRQEPIDAARTCLIKAMDLGLIKPFSSTS; encoded by the exons ATGGGAGACCCGATCCAGTTAAAAGATGAGGGGAACAACCACTTTCAGGCAGGAGATATTGACAAGGCCATCGAATGTTACACCAATGCCATTAAGGTGTGCAACGACAAAAAAGTGCTGGCTGTGATTCACAGGAACAGAGCTGCATGCTACCTAAAAAAG GAAAGCTATGCCAATGCAGTGTCTGATGCATCCAAAg CAATCGATGTGGATGCAGCAGATATTAAAGCTTTGTATCGTCGCTGCCAAGCTCTGGAGAAGCTAGGAAAACTGGATATGGCCTTTAAAGATGTGCAGAGGTGCGCCACCCTTGAACCAAAGAATAAAACCTTTCTTGAGACTCTCCGCAGGCTGGGAGCTGAAATCCAGGCCAAG CTCAAGACAACATTCTCCATTGATTCAAGGGTACAAAATATGTTTGATATTCTTCTCGATGAAGAAATGGAGaaggacaaaaaggaaaaa GCTGCCAATAACTTGATTGTGCTGTCAAGAGAGGATGCAGGATCAGAGAGAATCTTCCAGAATAACGGCGTGCCTCTGCTCCTTAACATGATAGAGACAGGCAAGCCAGAAATGATCCTGGCTGCTGTCCGTACTCTGTCAGGAATGTGCACAGGGCACAAAGCTCGG GCCATGGCTATTGTTAACATGGTTGGTGTTGATAAGATTTGCAGCATCATGGCAATTGATAATGAAGAAATTGCACTGGCAACCTGCAACCTGTTTCAATGCATCAATGACTCCCTCACTGGTGCAGATACCAGGGATTATGGGAAAGAAGCATCCTTGGTTTTGG ATGCATCTAAAGACCTGAAAACTATTCTTCTTGCTCTTCTGGAGATGATTGCCAATGCAAAGGTGTCTGGTTATGGCAGAGATCAGGCACTGAACCTCCTAACCAAGAATGTACCTcgcaaagacaaaaaagagaaagatcaCTCAAGAACTCTCTTCACTATTGATCATG gTCTGAAGAAGATCCTCAAAGTATGTGGTCAGGTGTCTGAACTGCCAGATCAGTTGCCCATGACAGAGAACACACAGCTGATTGCTAGTGTGCTCCTTAATAAGCTTCATGATGACCTTAAATGTGACCCAGAGAGGACAAACTTTAAGGACATCTGTGATGAATATATCAA ATCCAAAATTGACCCTAACAACATGGACAAGACCCTTCATGCGATCAACACTATCTCGGGGCTCTTACAGGGTCCCTTTGATGTTGGTAATGCCCTGGTGGGACAGCAAGGCATCATGGAGATGATGGTAGCGCTGTGTAGTTCTGAACGTGAGGTGGACCAGATGGTTGCCGTGGAGGCACTGATCCATGCCTCCACAAAGATGAGCCGGGCCAGTTTTATTATAACCAACGGTGTGTCACTGCTCAAAGACATCTACAAGAAGACAAAGAATGAGAAGATTAAAATCCGTGCACTTGTG GGTCTATGTAAACTGGGTTCAGCTGGAGGTGATGATTACAGTTTAAGGCAGTTTGCTGAGGGATCCACAGAGAAGCTGGCCAAGCAGTGCAGAAA gTGGCTTTGTAATCCCCAGATTgataccaaaacaaaaaagtgggCTATTGAGGGTCTTGCATATCTGACCAATGATGCTGATGTGAAAGATGACTTTGTGGAGGATGAACCTGCAATGAAAGCCATGTTTGAACTGGCTAAG TCGCGGGATAAGACAATCTTATATGCAGTTGCTTGCACCCTTATTAATTGCACCAACTGCTATGATAAGAAGGAAATCATCCCAGAGCTGGTGCAGCTGGCTAAGTTCTCAAAACAACATGTCCCTGAACAACATCCTAAG gacaAAAAGGACTTTATTGAAAGGAGGGTAAAAAGGCTGCTAAAGGCAGGAGTCACATCAGCACTTGCTGTCATGGTGAAAGCAGACAACTCCATCTTGactgaccaaaccaaagagatGCTGGCAAG GGTTTTCCTGGCTTTGTCAGAAGATCCAAAAGATCGTGGTATTATTGTTGCACAGGGTGGTGGAAAG GCTCTGATACCACTTGCCCTGGAAGGCACAGATGTCGGTAAGGTGAAAGCCAGTCACGCTCTTGCCAAAATAGCAGCTGTATCCAACCCCGAAATTGCCTTCCCCGGTGAGAGG ATGTATGAGGTGGTGCGGCCTTTAGTCAGCCTCCTTCACACAGACAAAGATGGAGCACAGAACTATGAAGCCCTAAGAAGCCTCACCAACTTCGCTGCTTTTAGTGAAAAACTAAG GACAAAGATTGTGAGAGAAAAAGCTGTGCCGGAGATTGAAAACCACATGTTTGAGGAAAATGATAAGATTAGACTGGCTGCCACTGAATGCATGTGCAACCTTGTGACATGCAAAGAG GTCCAAGATCGTTACCTGGAGGATGGTAACGATAAGCTGAAGCTACTGGTGTTGCTATGTGGAGAAGATGATGAAGGTCTTCAGATAGCTGCAGCTGGAGCTCTGGCCATGCTCACTGCTGCTCAGAAGAAGCTGTGCACCAAAATTACCGTTGTG ACGGTTCAGTGGCTGGAAATCCTGCAGAGGTTGTGTCTCCACACCAACCCTAGAATCCAGCATCGTGGTCTTGTGATTGTTTACAACATGCTTAACTCAGACAACAACGAGCTGGCCAAGAAGCTGATCGAGAGTGAAATTCTGGAAATCCTCACAGTGATTGGAAAGGCAGAGGACAATCCCAAGAGGCAGGAGCCTATTGATGCAGCACGCACATGTCTCATCAAAGCCATGGATCTCGGTCTCATCAAACCTTTCTCCAGCACTTCCTAA